A window of the Juglans microcarpa x Juglans regia isolate MS1-56 chromosome 5D, Jm3101_v1.0, whole genome shotgun sequence genome harbors these coding sequences:
- the LOC121264598 gene encoding uncharacterized protein LOC121264598 has product MTDFSRNADSGCFSGMFGRNSCFRSLPTHPADNVIDSKTIDKSDDQKENPTAKAKIKAPASPGVIARLMGLDSLPETIWVPGKVTSDSLVRSRSVSFADYMLQLDISQTQHRRVRTSVSFREVPALPHQQNRDLLVVFLDNVDKTKGKGTKVRKCERDSGDLKQRKAEQRSKKKENTREIRASVKTKKKKKMGNQENNRISMLRNEPRRVVSTNHSNRNTTGSAKRLSLLPTHKKNEDRTDVANLKEKSPLKPINQKKQSVEAKPKRNRKPQGTLAVEVERDERRDSQNSSPIYLLEVNDSEMQQEAQRPLELNLNRTSSPKVSYTDDLRIGAINKDCDNQMDIPETQYYVDVVGQLFRMTETDIEESNWIAKNSLGFEGFEEVCQELERYILDVLLNQVLDELVEIDPFENLVHIMLEEANKNWV; this is encoded by the exons ATGACTGATTTTTCACGTAATGCCGATTCCGGGTGTTTCTCCGGCATGTTTGGCCGGAATTCATGCTTTAGGAGCCTCCCAACTCACCCAGCCGATAATGTTATTGATTCGAAGACAATCGACAAGTCTGACGATCAGAAGGAAAATCCGACAGCCAAGGCTAAAATCAAAGCTCCAGCTAGCCCAGGAGTCATTGCTCGACTAATGGGCTTAGATTCATTGCCGGAGACAATTTGGGTCCCTGGAAAAGTAACCTCTGATTCACTTGTGCGCAGTAGGTCAGTTAGTTTTGCGGATTATATGCTGCAGTTGGATATAAGCCAAACTCAGCATCGCCGGGTTAGAACATCGGTGTCGTTTCGGGAGGTTCCAGCGTTGCCACATCAACAGAATCGTGATCTCTTGGTTGTGTTTCTGGATAATGTGGATAAAACCAAGGGAAAGGGAACGAAGGTGAGAAAATGTGAAAGAGATTCTGGAGATTTGAAGCAGAGGAAGGCCGAGCAGAGAAGCAAGAAGAAGGAGAACACGAGGGAGATCAGAGCTTCTgtgaagacgaagaagaagaagaaaatggggaATCAAGAAAACAACAGGATCTCCATGTTAAGGAACGAGCCTAGGAGAGTTGTCTCCACTAACCATTCTAACCGCAATACTACTGGATCTGCTAAGCGTTTGAGCCTTCTTCCAACTCACAAGAAGAATGAGGACAGAACTGATGTTGCAAATTTGAAGGAGAAAAGTCCACTCAAGCCGATAAATCAGAAGAAGCAATCTGTGGAAGCCAAGCCCAAAAGGAACAGAAAACCTCAGGGTACTTTAGCTGTTGAAGTAGAGCGTGATGAACGTCGTGactctcaaaattcaagtcctATATATCTTCTTGAAGTCAATGATTCTGAAATGCAACAAG AAGCTCAAAGGCCTCTGGAGTTGAATTTAAACCGAACATCTTCACCAAAAGTTTCTTATACGGATGATCTTAGAATAGGAGCAATCAACAAGGACTGCGACAACCAAATGGACATTCCAGAAACACAGTATTATGTGGACGTGGTAGGGCAGCTTTTTAGGATGACAGAAACGGATATTGAAGAGTCAAATTGGATAGCAAAGAATTCCCTTGGATTTGAAGGGTTTGAAGAGGTCTGCCAAGAGCTCGAGCGATACATTCTGGATGTACTACTAAACCAGGTTTTAGATGAACTTGTAGAGATTGATCCCTTTGAAAATCTGGTACATATAATGCTTGAAGAAGCAAATAAAAATTGGGTATAA